A region of Mauremys mutica isolate MM-2020 ecotype Southern chromosome 2, ASM2049712v1, whole genome shotgun sequence DNA encodes the following proteins:
- the SNAI2 gene encoding zinc finger protein SNAI2 isoform X1 produces MPRSFLVKKHFNSSKKPNYSKLDTHTVIISPYLYESYPMPIIPQPEILSSVAYNPITVWTTTGLLPSPLPNDLSPLSGYPSSLGRVSPPPPSDTSSKDHSGSESPISDEEERIQSKLSDPHAIEAEKFQCSLCNKTYSTFSGLAKHKQLHCDAQSRKSFSCKYCDKEYVSLGALKMHIRTHTLPCVCKICGKAFSRPWLLQGHIRTHTGEKPFSCPHCNRAFADRSNLRAHLQTHSDVKKYQCKNCSKTFSRMSLLHKHEESGCCVAH; encoded by the exons TGATCATTTCCCCATACCTGTATGAGAGCTATCCAATGCCTATCATACCACAGCCAGAGATCCTGAGCTCAGTAGCTTACAATCCAATTACTGTGTGGACTACAACTGGGCTGCTACCATCCCCATTACCCAATGACCTCTCTCCTCTTTCTGGATACCCCTCATCCTTGGGAAGAGTCAGtccacctccaccctctgacacctcatccaaggatcacagtggctCAGAAAGTCCCATTAGCGATGAAGAAGAGCGAATCCAGTCAAAGCTTTCAGATCCCCATGCAATTGAAGCTGAAAAGTTTCAGTGCAGTTTATGCAACAAGACATATTCAACTTTCTCTGGGCTGGCCAAACATAAGCAACTGCACTGTGATGCCCAGTCTAGGAAATCATTCAGCTGCAAGTACTGTGACAAGGAGTATGTAAGCCTGGGAGCCCTTAAGATGCACATCAGGACCCACACACTACCTTGTGTCTGCAAGATCTGTGGCAAGGCTTTCTCTAGACCCTGGTTACTTCAAGGACACATCAGAACTCACACGG gagaGAAGCCTTTTTCATGCCCTCATTGCAACAGAGCATTTGCAGACAGATCGAACCTGAGGGCTCATCTGCAGACCCATTCAGATGTGAAGAAATACCAGTGCAAAAATTGCTCCAAAACTTTCTCCAGAATGTCTCTTCTGCACAAACATGAGGAATCTGGCTGCTGTGTAGCACACTGA
- the SNAI2 gene encoding zinc finger protein SNAI2 isoform X2, producing MPIIPQPEILSSVAYNPITVWTTTGLLPSPLPNDLSPLSGYPSSLGRVSPPPPSDTSSKDHSGSESPISDEEERIQSKLSDPHAIEAEKFQCSLCNKTYSTFSGLAKHKQLHCDAQSRKSFSCKYCDKEYVSLGALKMHIRTHTLPCVCKICGKAFSRPWLLQGHIRTHTGEKPFSCPHCNRAFADRSNLRAHLQTHSDVKKYQCKNCSKTFSRMSLLHKHEESGCCVAH from the exons ATGCCTATCATACCACAGCCAGAGATCCTGAGCTCAGTAGCTTACAATCCAATTACTGTGTGGACTACAACTGGGCTGCTACCATCCCCATTACCCAATGACCTCTCTCCTCTTTCTGGATACCCCTCATCCTTGGGAAGAGTCAGtccacctccaccctctgacacctcatccaaggatcacagtggctCAGAAAGTCCCATTAGCGATGAAGAAGAGCGAATCCAGTCAAAGCTTTCAGATCCCCATGCAATTGAAGCTGAAAAGTTTCAGTGCAGTTTATGCAACAAGACATATTCAACTTTCTCTGGGCTGGCCAAACATAAGCAACTGCACTGTGATGCCCAGTCTAGGAAATCATTCAGCTGCAAGTACTGTGACAAGGAGTATGTAAGCCTGGGAGCCCTTAAGATGCACATCAGGACCCACACACTACCTTGTGTCTGCAAGATCTGTGGCAAGGCTTTCTCTAGACCCTGGTTACTTCAAGGACACATCAGAACTCACACGG gagaGAAGCCTTTTTCATGCCCTCATTGCAACAGAGCATTTGCAGACAGATCGAACCTGAGGGCTCATCTGCAGACCCATTCAGATGTGAAGAAATACCAGTGCAAAAATTGCTCCAAAACTTTCTCCAGAATGTCTCTTCTGCACAAACATGAGGAATCTGGCTGCTGTGTAGCACACTGA